The Labeo rohita strain BAU-BD-2019 chromosome 19, IGBB_LRoh.1.0, whole genome shotgun sequence genome window below encodes:
- the LOC127181869 gene encoding zinc finger and BTB domain-containing protein 12-like isoform X1, whose amino-acid sequence MDVDVVSFRLPGHGDTALSNMNFLRTQQHFCDVTIVAGGRRMFKGHKVVLAACSVFLRDQFLMNPSSELQVSMLHSSAVVCELLQSCYTGMLQFSAKEIVNYLTAASYLQMEHVVEKCRGALSQYMQPQSCSPVVNVSTSNKSIQTVKSEDFPSMPVIVSVRGSDASGHFEGEDEPESDIIQVQINDELPDTEKPPSAEEEDREAIVVLDDHEQPDTVEEPNMEGQAKGNGFRGTGRMWRRRHREHSGGRGRGFKHRKRYIFKDRKHLGNYQDYQEHLPPPDETMSNFGVDFQSSYKSNQHLTDGSVFVEYRPGEGQGEEIGSDGGPALFNVEASSVEVGTHANEHGAADESVAVVGSTSCVTGPVVCEHCGLALCSLQDLAMHSLVSHRLYVCPCCGKQFSHFNILNRHMIVHRGVSKLHCCPLCQKTFTQKSTLYDHMNVHSGERPYVCAYCRVSFAHRSALRRHLMEQHGKTMPQNHLEMQRNNMGDVGLGV is encoded by the exons ATGGATGTGGATGTGGTGAGTTTCCGTTTGCCTGGACATGGGGATACCGCCTTGAGTAACATGAACTTCCTGCGGACACAGCAGCACTTCTGTGATGTCACCATTGTGGCGGGAGGCAGGCGCATGTTCAAGGGTCATAAGGTTGTACTTGCTGCTTGCTCTGTGTTTCTCAGGGACCAGTTTCTCATGAACCCCTCATCAGAGCTACAG GTGTCAATGTTGCACAGCTCAGCGGTGGTATGTGAACTCCTCCAGTCCTGTTACACAGGGATGCTGCAGTTCAGTGCCAAAGAGATTGTGAACTACCTGACTGCAGCCAGCTACCTGCAGATGGAGCATGTGGTGGAGAAATGCAGAGGAGCCCTGAGCCAGTACATGCAGCCCCAGAGTTGCAGCCCAGTTGTGAATGTCTCAACTTCAAACAAGTCTATTCAGACTGTGAAATCAGAAGATTTTCCGTCAATGCCAGTGATTGTCAGT GTCAGAGGATCAGATGCATCTGGCCACTTTGAGGGAGAGGACGAGCCTGAGAGTGACATCATTCAGGTACAGATCAACGATGAACTTCCAGACACAGAGAAGCCCCCCAGTGCTGAGGAGGAAGACAGAGAAGCTATTGTCGTGTTAGATGACCATGAACAGCCAGACACTGTAGAGGAGCCCAATATGGAGGGTCAAGCCAAAGGCAACGGCTTCAGAGGGACAGGCCGCATGTGGAGACGACGACACAGAGAGCACAGTGGAGGCAGAGGAAGAGGCTTTAAACACAGAAAGCGGTACATATTCAAAGACCGCAAGCATTTGGGTAACTACCAGGATTATCAGGAGCACCTTCCACCACCAGATGAGACCATGAGTaattttggagtggactttcaGTCCAGTTACAAATCCAATCAGCATCTCACAGATGGTTCTGTCTTTGTTGAGTACAGGCCTGGAGAGGGACAAGGAGAAGAGATCGGCTCTGATGGAGGTCCTgcactctttaatgtggaaGCTTCCAGTGTGGAAGTTGGGACACATGCAAATGAACATGGAGCTGCTGACGAGTCCGTAGCAGTGGTGGGATCCACATCCTGCGTAACGGGACCAGTGGTGTGTGAGCATTGCGGACTAGCGCTTTGCTCATTGCAGGACTTAGCCATGCATTCCCTGGTGTCACACCGGCTGTATGTGTGTCCATGCTGCGGGAAGCAGTTCAGCCACTTTAATATCCTCAACCGTCACATGATTGTCCACCGTGGAGTTTCCAAGCTCCACTGTTGCCCCCTATGCCAAAAAACCTTCACTCAAAAGTCAACACTGTATGACCACATGAATGTACACAGCGGGGAGCGGCCATATGTGTGTGCATACTGCCGCGTCAGCTTTGCCCACAGATCTGCTCTACGTCGTCACCTAATGGAGCAACACGGAAAGACCATGCCCCAAAACCACCTGGAGATGCAGCGAAACAATATGGGTGATGTTGGGCTAGGGGTTTAG
- the LOC127181869 gene encoding zinc finger and BTB domain-containing protein 12-like isoform X2 — protein sequence MLHSSAVVCELLQSCYTGMLQFSAKEIVNYLTAASYLQMEHVVEKCRGALSQYMQPQSCSPVVNVSTSNKSIQTVKSEDFPSMPVIVSVRGSDASGHFEGEDEPESDIIQVQINDELPDTEKPPSAEEEDREAIVVLDDHEQPDTVEEPNMEGQAKGNGFRGTGRMWRRRHREHSGGRGRGFKHRKRYIFKDRKHLGNYQDYQEHLPPPDETMSNFGVDFQSSYKSNQHLTDGSVFVEYRPGEGQGEEIGSDGGPALFNVEASSVEVGTHANEHGAADESVAVVGSTSCVTGPVVCEHCGLALCSLQDLAMHSLVSHRLYVCPCCGKQFSHFNILNRHMIVHRGVSKLHCCPLCQKTFTQKSTLYDHMNVHSGERPYVCAYCRVSFAHRSALRRHLMEQHGKTMPQNHLEMQRNNMGDVGLGV from the exons ATGTTGCACAGCTCAGCGGTGGTATGTGAACTCCTCCAGTCCTGTTACACAGGGATGCTGCAGTTCAGTGCCAAAGAGATTGTGAACTACCTGACTGCAGCCAGCTACCTGCAGATGGAGCATGTGGTGGAGAAATGCAGAGGAGCCCTGAGCCAGTACATGCAGCCCCAGAGTTGCAGCCCAGTTGTGAATGTCTCAACTTCAAACAAGTCTATTCAGACTGTGAAATCAGAAGATTTTCCGTCAATGCCAGTGATTGTCAGT GTCAGAGGATCAGATGCATCTGGCCACTTTGAGGGAGAGGACGAGCCTGAGAGTGACATCATTCAGGTACAGATCAACGATGAACTTCCAGACACAGAGAAGCCCCCCAGTGCTGAGGAGGAAGACAGAGAAGCTATTGTCGTGTTAGATGACCATGAACAGCCAGACACTGTAGAGGAGCCCAATATGGAGGGTCAAGCCAAAGGCAACGGCTTCAGAGGGACAGGCCGCATGTGGAGACGACGACACAGAGAGCACAGTGGAGGCAGAGGAAGAGGCTTTAAACACAGAAAGCGGTACATATTCAAAGACCGCAAGCATTTGGGTAACTACCAGGATTATCAGGAGCACCTTCCACCACCAGATGAGACCATGAGTaattttggagtggactttcaGTCCAGTTACAAATCCAATCAGCATCTCACAGATGGTTCTGTCTTTGTTGAGTACAGGCCTGGAGAGGGACAAGGAGAAGAGATCGGCTCTGATGGAGGTCCTgcactctttaatgtggaaGCTTCCAGTGTGGAAGTTGGGACACATGCAAATGAACATGGAGCTGCTGACGAGTCCGTAGCAGTGGTGGGATCCACATCCTGCGTAACGGGACCAGTGGTGTGTGAGCATTGCGGACTAGCGCTTTGCTCATTGCAGGACTTAGCCATGCATTCCCTGGTGTCACACCGGCTGTATGTGTGTCCATGCTGCGGGAAGCAGTTCAGCCACTTTAATATCCTCAACCGTCACATGATTGTCCACCGTGGAGTTTCCAAGCTCCACTGTTGCCCCCTATGCCAAAAAACCTTCACTCAAAAGTCAACACTGTATGACCACATGAATGTACACAGCGGGGAGCGGCCATATGTGTGTGCATACTGCCGCGTCAGCTTTGCCCACAGATCTGCTCTACGTCGTCACCTAATGGAGCAACACGGAAAGACCATGCCCCAAAACCACCTGGAGATGCAGCGAAACAATATGGGTGATGTTGGGCTAGGGGTTTAG
- the nelfe gene encoding negative elongation factor E translates to MAIFPSSLTEEEEALQKKYAKLKKKKKALMALKKQSSTNQTSQTGLKRTLSDQPVVDTATATEQAKMLIKSGAISAIKSENKNSGFKRSRTLEGKLKDPEKGSAPAFLPFQRSISTDEEPPDSAKRIHRKSLYESFVPGDRSRDDEGGMPSRESERDREREMEWERDRDRDRDRDRERDRERGRERERDRERERDRSRDRERDRDRDRDRERDRERDRERDGPYRRSDSYPERRGVRKGNTVYVYGTGLVEDSLRSAFAQHGNIIDLSMDSPRNCAFVTFEKIESADQAVAELNGTTVGDVNIKVSIARKQPMLDAATGKSVWASLAVQNSAKGSYRDKRSQVVYSEDLF, encoded by the exons ATGGCAATATTTCCCAGTTCACTGACAGAAGAGGAGGAAGCACTGCAGAAGAAATATGCTAAACTAAAGAAAAAG AAAAAGGCCTTAATGGCTCTGAAGAAGCAAAGCTCCACTAATCAGACGAGTCAGACAGGGCTTAAGCGCA CTTTGTCAGATCAGCCGGTGGTGGACACAGCGACTGCAACGGAACAGGCCAAAATGTTGATAAAGTCCGGCGCGATCAGCGCCATCAAGTCAGAGAACAAAAACTCAGGCTTCAAGCGCTCCAGAACACTTGAGGGGAAACTGAAA GATCCTGAGAAAGGTTCAGCCCCAGCATTCCTGCCATTTCAAAGAAGCATCTCTACAGATGAGGAGCCTCCTGAT tCTGCTAAACGAATCCACAGGAAATCCTTGTATGAGAG TTTTGTTCCTGGAGATCGTTCTCGTGATGATGAGGGAGGAATGCCGAGTCGAGAATCAGAGCGGGATCGGGAAAGAGAGATGGAGTGGGAAAGAGATCGAGATAGAGACAGAGAccgggacagagagagagaccgTGAGAGAGGCAGGGAGAGAGAACGAGACCGGGAACGTGAACGGGACAGGAGCCGAGATAGAGAAAGGGACCGAGACAGGGACAGAGATCGAGAacgagacagagaaagagacagagagcgGGACGGACCCTACAGAC GATCAGATTCGTATCCAGAGCGCAGAGGTGTGCGCAAAGGAAACACAGTGTATGTATACGGCACAGGTTTAGTGGAAGACAGCTTGCGCTCGGCCTTCGCGCAGCATGGCAACATCATCGACCTTTCGATGGACTCACCACGCAA TTGTGCCTTTGTCACCTTTGAGAAGATTGAATCAGCAGACCAGGCTGTGGCAGAG cTGAATGGCACTACTGTGGGTGACGTTAACATCAAAGTCAGCATTGCCAGGAAGCAGCCCATGCTTGATGCTGCCACAGGGAAATCTGTCTGGGCTTCTCTTG CTGTGCAGAACAGTGCCAAGGGCTCGTACAGAGACAAACGGAGCCAGGTCGTCTACAGTGAAgacttattttga